Proteins encoded together in one Lathyrus oleraceus cultivar Zhongwan6 chromosome 5, CAAS_Psat_ZW6_1.0, whole genome shotgun sequence window:
- the LOC127078790 gene encoding uncharacterized protein LOC127078790 — protein MRDGESDRDSKQGLEREVERLAPTLEEVERIIGRNLKDHNPFPKLDEDIPPKRIASALGLKVSEVVDNWDVKGPFSGFSRKFLEDQAKKMEKEGNWEAFYAVLAVLIYGIVLFPNIDHFVDHLAVRIFLSGNPVPFLLADLYYTLHDRHERKGGIVLCCAQLLHAWFRSHMPEEGPFVSKELKPFQKLASLTSSHVKWYIRDWETENVIVSIGDFPNVPLIGTKGCINYNPVLSLRQHGYPMNGPPKAEALEPFILHGIEADHPMVKKIKRSWQAVIRKGKELGKRNVIAQEPYTCWVRERVQMIKLPYPFDPSIYPVVPEPEPILPEDVEKLNARIKELELENADLRIRLGRVSIENGNLKDDQQKKDKELEVSNKRARESEARREKFGQALFSTKFVFKSKEEELDRALLRIQKFNKTLELTLEMKREARLISEIRTRELENTIQKYKDTLEREKLKTEESERVCTRLKHHLDRADARILWCC, from the exons ATGAGAGATGGTGAAAGCGATAGAGATAGCAAACAAGGTTTAGAGAGAGAAGTTGAGAGA ttggctcctaccttggaggagGTTGAGAGGATCATAGGCCGGAATTTGAAGGACCATAACCCATTCCCTAAGCTCGATGAAGATATTCCTCCCAAGAGAATAGCTTCAGCTTTGGGTCTGAAAGTTTCTGAAGTCGTGGATAATTGGGATGTGAAAGGACCTTTCAGTGGtttttctaggaagttcttggaagatcaggccaagaagatggaaaaagaagGGAATTGGGAAGCCTTTTATGCTGTGTTAGCCGTGTTGATATATGGGATAGTcctcttcccaaatattgaccatttcGTGGACCACCTGGCGGTGAGAATTTTCCTCTCTGGTAACCCTGTACCGTTCCTCTTGGCAGATCTCTACTACACTCTCCATGACCGTCATGAGAGGAAGGGAGGAATTGTCTTATGTTGTGCGCAGTTGTTGCACGCCTGGTTTAGATCCCACATGcccgaagaaggtccttttgtcTCAAAGGAACTCAAGCCCTTCCAGAAGTTAGCTTCCCTCACTTCCAGTCATGTTAAGTGGTATATCAGGGATTGGGAAACCGAGAATGTGATTGTCAGCATTGGAGACTTCCCCAATGTGCCTttgataggaaccaagggttgcatcaactataaccccgTGCTATCTCTGAGGCAGCATGGGTACCCTATGAATGGCCCTCCAAAAGCTGAAGCTCTAGAGCCTTTCATCTTACATGGTATTGAAGCGGATCATCCCATGGTGAAAAAGATCAAGAGGTCTTGGCAAGCAGTCATCAGAAAGGGTAAGGAGTTGGGTAAGAGAAATGTCATTGCCCAAGAGCCTTACACTTGTTGGGTTAGAGAGAGGGTTCAGATGATTAAACTCCCTTATCCATTTGATCCTTCCATCTATCCAGTGGTTCCTGAGCCAGAGcccatattacctgaagatgtAGAGAAGCTCAATGCCCGTATCAAGGAGTTGGAGTTGGAAAATGCTGATTTGAGAATCAGGCTTGGCCGAGTCTCGATAGAGAATGGGAACTTGAAAGACGATCAACAAAAGAAGGACAAAGAGCTTGAAGTCTCCAACAAAAGAGCCAGAGAGTCTGAAGCGAGGAGAGAGAAGTTTGGACAAGCGCTCTTTAGCACCAAATTTGTGTTCAAATCAAAGGAAGAAGAGTTGGATAGAGCTTTACTCCGGATTCAAAAATTCAACAAGACTTTGGAACTGACCCTTGAGATGAAAAGAGAAGCACGACTAATTTCCGAGATTCGTACTCGTGAGCTGGAGAATACCATTCAGAAATACAAGGATACTCTGGAACGTGAGAAGCTGAAGACCGAAGAGTCAGAAAGAGTGTGCACACGATTGAAACATCATTTGGATCGAGCCGACGCTAGAATCCTATGGTGTTGCTAA